A portion of the Verrucomicrobiia bacterium genome contains these proteins:
- a CDS encoding biopolymer transporter ExbD, which yields MAGVDVGEGRPQRKGTGLRRPKRRLGIRIDMTPMVDIAFLLLIFYMVTTIFTTPQAMEVNLPKDEKQEIKIAESNLLTIRIFKDGKFYENIGNKKPKPIDERQLRNFLVEKNRANPDKLVTLIRIHKESPYYKMVYLIDEIQVVEQLLKETIPTYSSRFALDAWSEADDREIEKALGGGE from the coding sequence ATGGCCGGTGTAGATGTAGGGGAAGGAAGACCGCAACGAAAAGGAACGGGGTTAAGGCGCCCCAAGCGGCGGCTGGGGATCCGCATCGATATGACCCCGATGGTGGACATCGCCTTTTTGCTTTTGATTTTTTACATGGTCACCACCATCTTCACCACCCCGCAGGCGATGGAAGTGAATCTGCCCAAGGACGAAAAGCAGGAAATCAAGATCGCCGAGTCCAATTTATTGACCATCCGCATATTCAAGGACGGGAAATTTTACGAAAACATCGGGAACAAAAAGCCCAAGCCGATCGACGAGCGGCAGCTGCGGAACTTCCTGGTTGAGAAGAACCGGGCGAACCCGGATAAGCTGGTGACCCTCATCCGCATCCACAAGGAGTCGCCGTATTACAAAATGGTTTACTTGATCGATGAAATCCAGGTGGTGGAGCAGCTCCTCAAGGAAACCATTCCCACCTACAGTTCCCGATTCGCCCTGGATGCCTGGTCGGAGGCGGACGACCGGGAGATCGAAAAGGCCCTGGGAGGGGGCGAATAA
- a CDS encoding biopolymer transporter ExbD: MLKKMKRRVGIRIDMTPMVDIAFLLLIFYMATTIFKPPEKKSVTLPASHAKLPLPDKNIVNITVTKDDSIFIEFIEEVEEGGKKIPTRRVMETGPDDLIVNLNIARGVFWERGQNPIPVIKGDREAKYGLIEQIMNNMKENNLNVFQLVTEFKAEER; encoded by the coding sequence ATGCTGAAAAAGATGAAGCGGCGGGTGGGGATCCGCATCGACATGACCCCGATGGTGGACATTGCCTTTCTTTTGCTGATTTTCTACATGGCCACCACCATCTTCAAGCCGCCCGAGAAAAAAAGCGTGACCTTGCCGGCCTCCCACGCCAAGCTCCCCCTGCCGGACAAAAACATCGTCAACATCACGGTCACCAAGGATGATTCCATCTTCATCGAGTTCATCGAGGAGGTGGAGGAGGGGGGGAAGAAAATCCCCACCCGGCGGGTGATGGAGACCGGGCCGGACGATTTAATCGTCAATCTGAACATCGCCCGGGGGGTTTTCTGGGAACGGGGCCAGAACCCGATTCCGGTCATCAAGGGGGACCGGGAGGCCAAGTACGGGTTGATCGAGCAGATCATGAACAATATGAAGGAAAACAACTTGAACGTGTTTCAGCTGGTTACGGAATTCAAGGCCGAGGAACGCTGA